One Vitis riparia cultivar Riparia Gloire de Montpellier isolate 1030 chromosome 4, EGFV_Vit.rip_1.0, whole genome shotgun sequence genomic window carries:
- the LOC117912715 gene encoding LOW QUALITY PROTEIN: BURP domain protein RD22-like (The sequence of the model RefSeq protein was modified relative to this genomic sequence to represent the inferred CDS: deleted 1 base in 1 codon; substituted 1 base at 1 genomic stop codon) gives MAYYHHHHRVNLTSVVVVVSHASLPSEGYWKLVLSHTPMPKAVKDHLQPGVTSFNASAARCFGIHNQFNKIPQPFHAKQAQDGLNIGNFFLQIDLHPGTKMMLQLPQSTNEGMFLPCQVADSISFSSKKLPKILNRLSVKEKSAEAELMKKEIEEXCEEAAIDGESRFCATSLESLIDFSTSKLGRNVNVLTNEVKTGSQEYEFGVGMKKVADKSVVCHKMNYPYAVFYCHTFTKTRTYMIPLVGADGSKARAMAACHSDTSAWHPQHVAFQVLKIKPGTVAVYHFLHNNAMVWIPK, from the exons ATGGCTtactaccaccaccaccaccgaGTCAACTTGACGAGT GTGGTGGTGGTAGTAAGCCATGCTTCTCTACCTTCTGAAGGTTACTGGAAGTTGGTTTTGTCTCATACTCCCATGCCCAAAGCTGTGAAGGATCACTTGCAGCCTG GCGTAACTTCTTTCAATGCTTCTGCTGCCAGATGTTTTGGGATTCACAATCAGTTCAACAAAATCCCTCAACCATTCCATGCAAAGCAGGCTCAAGATGGCTTAAATATAGGTAACTTCTTCTTGCAAATAGATCTGCACCCAGGTACAAAAATGATGCTGCAGTTGCCACAAAGTACAAATGAAGGTATGTTCTTGCCTTGTCAAGTTGCTGACTCCATATCCTTTTCATCTAAGAAGTTACCCAAAATTTTGAACCGGCTTTCAGTGAAGGAAAAATCTGCAGAAGCTGAGCTGATGAAGAAGGAGATAGAAGAG TAGTGTGAGGAGGCTGCCATTGATGGAGAATCTAGGTTCTGTGCAACATCATTAGAGTCCCTAATCGATTTCAGCACTTCAAAGCTCGGAAGAAATGTGAATGTGCTGACGAATGAGGTCAAAACGGGAAGCCAAGAGTATGAATTTGGAGTGGGAATGAAGAAGGTTGCAGACAAATCAGTGGTGTGCCATAAGATGAACTACCCATATGCTGTTTTCTATTGCCATACCTTCACTAAGACACGAACTTACATGATTCCATTGGTGGGTGCTGATGGAAGCAAAGCTAGAGCCATGGCAGCTTGTCACAGTGATACATCAGCTTGGCACCCACAGCATGTGGCCTTCCAAGTGCTCAAAATTAAGCCAGGAACGGTTGCAGTCTATCATTTCCTTCACAACAATGCCATGGTCTGGATTCCAAAGTAA